In one Phyllostomus discolor isolate MPI-MPIP mPhyDis1 chromosome 8, mPhyDis1.pri.v3, whole genome shotgun sequence genomic region, the following are encoded:
- the LOC114515091 gene encoding neuferricin isoform X1: MLRLGGRGLLLGLAAAAAAVVAARLMGWWRPRAGFRLLIPEELARYRGGPGDPGLYLALLGRVYDVSSGRRHYEPGAHYSGFAGRDASRAFVTGDYSEAGLVDDVSDLPFSEMLTLQNWLSFYEKNYEFVGKVIGRFYGEDGLPTPELTQVEAKISKGLEAKTRALEEKHKFPPCNSEWSSARGSRFWCSPNSGGVSRDWTGVPRKLYKPGAKEPHCVCVRTTGPPSDQALDNPAHRNRGDLDHPNLEEYTGCPPVSMACSFPL; encoded by the exons ATGCTGCGACTCGGCGGGCGCGGGCTCCTACTGGGCTTGGCCGCAGCGGCGGCCGCAGTGGTGGCAGCACGGCTGATGGGCTGGTGGCGGCCCCGTGCTGGCTTTCGCCTTTTGATACCCGAGGAGTTGGCCCGCTACCGCGGCggccctggggacccaggcctCTACTTGGCATTGCTGGGCCGCGTCTACGATGTGTCCTCTGGCCGGAGGCATTACGAGCCTGGAGCTCACTATAGTGGCTTCGCAG GCCGGGACGCATCCAGGGCATTTGTGACAGGAGACTACTCTGAAGCAGGCCTTGTGGATGATGTATCTGACTTGCCATTTTCTGAGATGCTGACCCTTCAAAATTGGCTGTCATTCTACGAGAAGAATTATGAATTTGTTG GAAAGGTTATAGGAAGGTTCTATGGAGAGGACGGGCTACCTACCCCAGAACTGACCCAGGTGGAAGCCAAGATCAGCAAGGGCTTGGAGGCAAAGACACGGGCGCTGGAAGAGAAGCACAAGTTTCCACCGTGCAACTCGGAGTGGAGCTCAGCCAGGGGCAGCCGGTTCTGGTGCTCCCCAAACAG TGGAGGTGTGAGCAGAGACTGGACTGGCGTCCCCAGGAAGCTGTATAAGCCAGGTGCCAAGGAGCCCCACTGCGTGTGTGTGAGAACAACTGGCCCCCCTAGTGACCAGGCGCTGGACAACCCTGCACACAGAAATCGTGGGGACTTGGATCACCCCAACTTGGAGGAATATACAGGCTGCCCACCCGTGTCCATGGCATGCTCCTTCCCACTCTAA
- the LOC114515091 gene encoding neuferricin isoform X4, giving the protein MLTLQNWLSFYEKNYEFVGKVIGRFYGEDGLPTPELTQVEAKISKGLEAKTRALEEKHKFPPCNSEWSSARGSRFWCSPNSGGVSRDWTGVPRKLYKPGAKEPHCVCVRTTGPPSDQALDNPAHRNRGDLDHPNLEEYTGCPPVSMACSFPL; this is encoded by the exons ATGCTGACCCTTCAAAATTGGCTGTCATTCTACGAGAAGAATTATGAATTTGTTG GAAAGGTTATAGGAAGGTTCTATGGAGAGGACGGGCTACCTACCCCAGAACTGACCCAGGTGGAAGCCAAGATCAGCAAGGGCTTGGAGGCAAAGACACGGGCGCTGGAAGAGAAGCACAAGTTTCCACCGTGCAACTCGGAGTGGAGCTCAGCCAGGGGCAGCCGGTTCTGGTGCTCCCCAAACAG TGGAGGTGTGAGCAGAGACTGGACTGGCGTCCCCAGGAAGCTGTATAAGCCAGGTGCCAAGGAGCCCCACTGCGTGTGTGTGAGAACAACTGGCCCCCCTAGTGACCAGGCGCTGGACAACCCTGCACACAGAAATCGTGGGGACTTGGATCACCCCAACTTGGAGGAATATACAGGCTGCCCACCCGTGTCCATGGCATGCTCCTTCCCACTCTAA
- the LOC114515091 gene encoding neuferricin isoform X3, translating to MLRLGGRGLLLGLAAAAAAVVAARLMGWWRPRAGFRLLIPEELARYRGGPGDPGLYLALLGRVYDVSSGRRHYEPGAHYSGFAGKVIGRFYGEDGLPTPELTQVEAKISKGLEAKTRALEEKHKFPPCNSEWSSARGSRFWCSPNSGGVSRDWTGVPRKLYKPGAKEPHCVCVRTTGPPSDQALDNPAHRNRGDLDHPNLEEYTGCPPVSMACSFPL from the exons ATGCTGCGACTCGGCGGGCGCGGGCTCCTACTGGGCTTGGCCGCAGCGGCGGCCGCAGTGGTGGCAGCACGGCTGATGGGCTGGTGGCGGCCCCGTGCTGGCTTTCGCCTTTTGATACCCGAGGAGTTGGCCCGCTACCGCGGCggccctggggacccaggcctCTACTTGGCATTGCTGGGCCGCGTCTACGATGTGTCCTCTGGCCGGAGGCATTACGAGCCTGGAGCTCACTATAGTGGCTTCGCAG GAAAGGTTATAGGAAGGTTCTATGGAGAGGACGGGCTACCTACCCCAGAACTGACCCAGGTGGAAGCCAAGATCAGCAAGGGCTTGGAGGCAAAGACACGGGCGCTGGAAGAGAAGCACAAGTTTCCACCGTGCAACTCGGAGTGGAGCTCAGCCAGGGGCAGCCGGTTCTGGTGCTCCCCAAACAG TGGAGGTGTGAGCAGAGACTGGACTGGCGTCCCCAGGAAGCTGTATAAGCCAGGTGCCAAGGAGCCCCACTGCGTGTGTGTGAGAACAACTGGCCCCCCTAGTGACCAGGCGCTGGACAACCCTGCACACAGAAATCGTGGGGACTTGGATCACCCCAACTTGGAGGAATATACAGGCTGCCCACCCGTGTCCATGGCATGCTCCTTCCCACTCTAA
- the LOC114515091 gene encoding neuferricin isoform X2: MLRLGGRGLLLGLAAAAAAVVAARLMGWWRPRAGFRLLIPEELARYRGGPGDPGLYLALLGRVYDVSSGRRHYEPGAHYSGFAGRDASRAFVTGDYSEAGLVDDVSDLPFSEMLTLQNWLSFYEKNYEFVGKVIGRFYGEDGLPTPELTQVEAKISKGLEAKTRALEEKHKFPPCNSEWSSARGSRFWCSPNRQTHKFMLLRSAPLSFCLQWRCEQRLDWRPQEAV; the protein is encoded by the exons ATGCTGCGACTCGGCGGGCGCGGGCTCCTACTGGGCTTGGCCGCAGCGGCGGCCGCAGTGGTGGCAGCACGGCTGATGGGCTGGTGGCGGCCCCGTGCTGGCTTTCGCCTTTTGATACCCGAGGAGTTGGCCCGCTACCGCGGCggccctggggacccaggcctCTACTTGGCATTGCTGGGCCGCGTCTACGATGTGTCCTCTGGCCGGAGGCATTACGAGCCTGGAGCTCACTATAGTGGCTTCGCAG GCCGGGACGCATCCAGGGCATTTGTGACAGGAGACTACTCTGAAGCAGGCCTTGTGGATGATGTATCTGACTTGCCATTTTCTGAGATGCTGACCCTTCAAAATTGGCTGTCATTCTACGAGAAGAATTATGAATTTGTTG GAAAGGTTATAGGAAGGTTCTATGGAGAGGACGGGCTACCTACCCCAGAACTGACCCAGGTGGAAGCCAAGATCAGCAAGGGCTTGGAGGCAAAGACACGGGCGCTGGAAGAGAAGCACAAGTTTCCACCGTGCAACTCGGAGTGGAGCTCAGCCAGGGGCAGCCGGTTCTGGTGCTCCCCAAACAG acAGACTCACAAGTTCATGCTTCTAAGAAGTGCCCCCCTTTCCTTTTGTCTTCAGTGGAGGTGTGAGCAGAGACTGGACTGGCGTCCCCAGGAAGCTGTATAA